One segment of Rickettsiella grylli DNA contains the following:
- the trbJ gene encoding P-type conjugative transfer protein TrbJ: protein MPKLFFFLLCAFPFNVFAWADPIEFENYLANNTTAIHSATSLLNQATQIRNQIQMIENDIKNTGKLSQYQWQNITQLVQHLDAITQQGQALSYAASNLDNQFQQKYPDYTNSYSNPASYSQTAKNWNATTLTLHATLNAMNRSANNFQTEQESMRQLERQGKNLQGRLQALQLLSEISVQQVNQIQALKRLISVQTNAQTAFMAYQASKDSYQEKGLEEMTSAFPTQFPAYKNNPNFGEIPF from the coding sequence ATGCCTAAATTATTTTTTTTCTTGTTATGTGCCTTTCCTTTCAATGTATTTGCTTGGGCTGATCCGATAGAGTTTGAAAATTATTTAGCAAATAACACCACGGCGATTCATTCAGCGACGTCATTATTAAATCAAGCCACGCAAATCCGTAATCAAATTCAAATGATCGAGAATGACATTAAAAATACCGGCAAGTTATCACAGTATCAATGGCAGAATATCACGCAATTGGTGCAGCACTTAGATGCCATCACGCAACAAGGACAAGCGTTATCCTATGCCGCTTCCAACTTGGATAATCAATTTCAGCAAAAGTATCCCGATTATACGAATTCCTACTCTAACCCGGCAAGTTACTCTCAAACCGCTAAAAATTGGAACGCAACGACGCTAACTTTACATGCTACGTTAAATGCCATGAATAGAAGTGCAAACAATTTTCAAACGGAACAGGAATCTATGCGACAACTTGAACGTCAAGGAAAAAATTTACAAGGACGATTACAGGCCTTACAACTATTAAGTGAAATTTCAGTACAACAAGTCAATCAAATACAAGCCTTAAAGCGATTGATATCCGTACAAACGAATGCGCAAACTGCGTTTATGGCTTATCAGGCTTCCAAAGATAGTTATCAAGAAAAAGGCTTAGAGGAGATGACAAGCGCTTTTCCAACACAGTTTCCAGCCTATAAAAACAATCCCAACTTTGGAGAAATTCCTTTTTGA
- a CDS encoding TrbC/VirB2 family protein, translated as MQRCQSLLQKISLQRMIVMLIVTLPCSAFAAETGINAWETILNKVATSLTGPVTYAISIIAIVMSGAVMAFADLQGGAKRFLQAACGLSIAFFAAQITTQFLGFSGAVI; from the coding sequence ATGCAACGATGCCAATCATTGCTACAAAAAATAAGTTTACAAAGAATGATAGTAATGTTGATTGTTACGCTGCCTTGTTCCGCCTTTGCTGCAGAAACGGGGATCAATGCTTGGGAAACTATTCTAAATAAGGTAGCTACTTCTTTAACAGGGCCTGTCACCTATGCCATTTCCATCATTGCTATTGTGATGAGTGGTGCTGTGATGGCCTTTGCCGATTTGCAAGGCGGCGCTAAACGTTTTCTTCAGGCTGCTTGCGGTTTATCAATTGCTTTTTTCGCTGCACAAATTACCACTCAGTTTTTGGGATTTAGTGGCGCTGTTATTTGA
- a CDS encoding VirB3 family type IV secretion system protein, which produces MMRGTVIVVNKALMRLMIGGVEKRLVFANALLSFPLVASTHFHFPACLLGFGFFIAMHFVLLLISKSDPNLGKLFKRSTRYSLRAYFPAKSHPLMTEIWKIKTVSRPW; this is translated from the coding sequence ATGATGAGAGGAACAGTTATAGTGGTTAATAAAGCATTGATGCGATTAATGATCGGTGGCGTAGAAAAACGCTTAGTTTTTGCTAATGCACTGCTGTCATTCCCTTTGGTAGCCAGCACGCATTTTCATTTTCCAGCGTGTTTACTGGGGTTTGGTTTTTTTATTGCGATGCACTTTGTGTTATTACTGATTTCTAAAAGCGACCCCAACTTAGGAAAATTATTTAAACGCAGTACCCGTTATTCGCTGCGTGCTTATTTTCCAGCGAAAAGTCATCCCCTAATGACAGAAATTTGGAAAATAAAAACGGTGTCACGTCCTTGGTGA
- a CDS encoding TraM recognition domain-containing protein, whose product MLGQILNNTNNYIIQRQNNPNDAEVLANLIGTESVFEVTAQLSENQGSTGLGSVKQTREFIIHPDEIKRLTLGQAIFVNKQAFRVRKILLRKGAI is encoded by the coding sequence TTGTTAGGACAGATATTAAATAACACCAATAATTACATTATTCAGCGACAAAATAATCCGAATGATGCAGAGGTACTGGCTAACCTGATTGGTACCGAATCTGTCTTTGAGGTTACGGCACAGCTATCCGAAAATCAGGGAAGCACAGGGCTCGGTTCCGTTAAGCAGACGCGCGAATTCATTATTCATCCCGACGAAATTAAGCGCCTCACACTGGGTCAGGCGATCTTTGTAAACAAGCAGGCGTTTAGGGTACGAAAAATACTACTGCGGAAGGGAGCTATTTAG
- a CDS encoding FtsK/SpoIIIE domain-containing protein, translated as MSSQAKESKSNLLDVVLEALTEKPRNLLVFFMLLGGLTFSVFSIVIGLLTFVVIRLLKLPIAWVVGLSIPLLLSSWMMRGVNLYTVYQQSRMLLNAYFYGNKISCSYLYVCLSALPYGLLLGGIFAFISQWNESLRDEVRRVARGKAKLSVKLFSEQKLASCLEHLKSSAYSLGTLLGVDQQTGHYVQLADKDANLHTLAIGTTGSGKTTGIANIIESAIVRCYPLFYVDGKGDLELAQRVQRFALDQGTPFYLFSMVGESLKYNPIAFGGFTSKKDRIVELRHWSEDHYRKIAEGYLQTVFKILAKTSMTLDLHSLAKHLSPESLYQLARQLGDASLVNNIEKLEEKKRDISSLIAEIENIADSEIGHLFDCSSGNVITLDKAFSERAVVYFCLQPLAFPAYAETLGKLIINDIKSLLASLLIQAEKIKLYTIFDEFSIFAGDQIVNLVNQGRGAGVHAVLSTQSLSVSCVKAMKRC; from the coding sequence ATGAGTAGTCAAGCGAAAGAGAGTAAATCTAACTTACTGGATGTTGTGCTTGAAGCATTGACAGAAAAACCACGCAATTTACTTGTTTTTTTTATGCTGTTGGGAGGACTCACTTTTTCGGTTTTTTCTATTGTTATAGGACTGCTTACATTTGTAGTTATTCGTCTTTTGAAACTGCCAATAGCATGGGTGGTAGGTCTTAGTATCCCATTGCTATTAAGTAGTTGGATGATGAGAGGGGTAAATCTTTACACCGTATATCAACAAAGTCGGATGCTATTAAACGCTTATTTTTATGGAAATAAGATTTCATGTAGCTATCTTTATGTTTGTTTATCGGCGTTACCTTATGGTTTGTTGTTAGGTGGAATATTTGCTTTTATTTCCCAATGGAATGAGAGTTTACGTGACGAAGTCAGACGTGTAGCACGAGGTAAAGCGAAGTTATCAGTTAAGCTTTTCTCTGAACAGAAATTAGCTAGTTGTTTGGAGCATTTAAAGAGTTCCGCTTATAGCCTAGGCACCCTTTTAGGTGTCGATCAACAGACGGGGCACTATGTACAACTAGCGGATAAAGACGCGAATTTACATACCTTAGCTATTGGCACGACAGGTTCAGGTAAAACAACAGGAATTGCGAATATTATTGAAAGCGCGATTGTGCGTTGCTATCCGCTTTTTTATGTAGATGGTAAGGGGGATTTGGAATTAGCTCAACGAGTACAACGGTTTGCGTTGGATCAGGGTACCCCTTTTTATTTGTTTTCCATGGTCGGTGAAAGTTTAAAATATAACCCAATTGCATTTGGTGGATTTACGTCTAAAAAAGATCGTATCGTTGAGCTTCGGCACTGGTCGGAAGACCATTATCGTAAGATAGCCGAAGGCTACTTACAAACAGTGTTTAAAATTTTAGCCAAAACAAGCATGACGCTGGATTTACATTCCTTGGCAAAACATTTATCACCAGAATCCCTCTATCAATTAGCGCGACAGTTGGGTGATGCGAGTCTTGTCAACAATATTGAGAAGCTTGAAGAAAAAAAGCGTGATATTAGCAGTCTGATTGCAGAAATTGAAAACATCGCTGACAGTGAAATAGGCCATTTATTTGATTGCTCATCCGGTAACGTTATTACACTGGATAAAGCTTTTTCGGAAAGGGCCGTTGTCTATTTTTGCTTACAGCCTTTAGCTTTTCCTGCTTATGCAGAAACATTAGGCAAGCTGATTATCAATGATATAAAATCGCTGTTAGCCTCACTGTTAATCCAGGCAGAAAAAATCAAGCTTTATACGATATTTGATGAATTTTCAATATTTGCAGGCGATCAGATCGTTAACCTGGTTAATCAAGGGCGCGGTGCCGGTGTTCATGCCGTCTTATCGACCCAATCATTATCCGTATCCTGCGTAAAGGCGATGAAGCGTTGTTAG
- the trbB gene encoding P-type conjugative transfer ATPase TrbB codes for MEACYLWEKLGSQIHQGLQDDNIFEIMLNPDSSLWFKHKTQETLYAGNLDEHLASSFVHALAQYENKFLNDQTPYLDATLPFSGERINITIPPINQRISFNIRKKAKLVFTLEHYVESQIITQKQANTLTHAITCRKNILISGSPASGKTTFANALLDVMAKLVPEGHRVLVLEQVPELQCNVKNLKTMLVSEHVTMNRLLWIAVRNSPDRIVIGEVRDGAALDMLKAWNTGCPGGIATIHANNPEAAVQRVLDLACEVVTTPPYLLAAEALDVIVQIEERASHPAGRIVTEMITVKGFDTKTNLFQFEKLD; via the coding sequence ATGGAAGCATGTTATCTCTGGGAAAAGTTAGGTTCACAAATACATCAAGGATTGCAGGATGATAATATATTTGAAATCATGCTTAATCCTGATAGTTCTCTTTGGTTTAAGCATAAAACACAAGAAACGCTTTACGCAGGTAACCTAGATGAACATCTAGCCTCTAGCTTTGTTCATGCTCTCGCTCAGTACGAAAATAAGTTTTTAAATGATCAAACACCGTATTTAGATGCGACGCTACCTTTTTCGGGTGAACGCATCAACATCACTATTCCACCGATCAATCAACGAATTTCTTTTAATATCCGAAAAAAAGCTAAGTTAGTTTTTACGCTTGAACATTATGTTGAATCCCAAATTATTACACAAAAACAAGCTAATACTTTAACGCATGCCATTACGTGTAGAAAAAATATCTTAATTAGTGGTAGTCCGGCTTCGGGTAAAACCACGTTTGCCAATGCCTTATTGGATGTGATGGCAAAGCTTGTACCCGAAGGGCATCGAGTTTTAGTGCTAGAGCAAGTACCCGAATTGCAATGCAACGTTAAAAATTTAAAAACCATGCTGGTTTCAGAACACGTGACGATGAATCGCTTATTGTGGATCGCGGTGCGTAATTCACCCGATCGAATTGTCATCGGTGAAGTTCGTGATGGTGCTGCGCTGGATATGTTAAAAGCGTGGAATACCGGTTGTCCCGGAGGGATTGCAACGATACATGCGAATAATCCAGAAGCGGCCGTGCAACGGGTGTTGGATTTGGCTTGTGAAGTTGTAACAACACCACCCTACTTGTTAGCGGCTGAAGCTTTAGATGTCATCGTACAAATCGAAGAACGTGCCTCTCATCCTGCCGGCCGAATCGTAACAGAAATGATTACAGTAAAAGGATTTGATACTAAAACTAATTTATTTCAGTTTGAGAAACTCGATTAA
- the trbL gene encoding P-type conjugative transfer protein TrbL, with protein sequence MESGILDQVTQQFLTALSHDGALIQQAAERLFYYLVTIQLTLTAIWMTIAGESLQRFVTRLVQSSFLFGFFYALIQLSGQWIPQLLNGFIHLGQIAGITSLDPSSIIDQGISISGAIFKGFFDWGLLGHPWVSLVGATVCISILVLYGLMAAELAIVLVKSYILIATGSLFFAFGASEYTQDMAKSYFRAAIGLGLQLMSLYLLLGVGQNVGSEWATMTELAAKNHELMPMLVILAAVIVYYMILKNIPPFIAGLSGIGGFRNYGDTAVGTAINAGTSGASSLLRANAMTGKGIQGLAQLGAGLGHTASSGFQGFQQGNNLIHGLKKGVTNMGANLASATANTVKNMVMKQKQHFTMGQKFNHHMANKVKNK encoded by the coding sequence ATGGAATCAGGCATTTTAGATCAAGTCACGCAGCAGTTTTTAACGGCACTCAGTCACGATGGTGCCTTAATTCAACAAGCCGCTGAAAGACTTTTTTATTATTTAGTCACTATTCAACTTACCTTAACCGCAATTTGGATGACCATTGCCGGTGAATCCTTACAGCGTTTTGTAACACGCTTAGTGCAATCGAGTTTTTTGTTTGGATTTTTCTATGCATTGATTCAATTAAGTGGGCAATGGATACCACAATTGTTAAATGGCTTTATTCATTTAGGCCAGATAGCCGGTATTACTTCATTAGATCCCAGCTCCATCATTGATCAAGGGATCAGTATTTCCGGTGCTATCTTCAAAGGATTTTTTGACTGGGGGTTATTAGGTCATCCTTGGGTGTCTTTGGTTGGCGCAACCGTTTGTATCAGTATTTTAGTGCTATATGGATTAATGGCCGCTGAACTCGCTATTGTCTTGGTGAAATCTTATATTCTCATTGCCACAGGCAGTCTTTTCTTTGCGTTTGGTGCTTCTGAATACACACAAGACATGGCAAAAAGTTATTTTCGTGCAGCGATTGGTTTAGGACTGCAATTAATGTCGCTTTATTTATTATTAGGGGTTGGTCAAAACGTTGGTTCTGAATGGGCAACCATGACTGAACTCGCGGCTAAAAACCATGAACTCATGCCCATGTTAGTGATTTTGGCGGCGGTTATTGTCTATTACATGATCCTTAAAAATATTCCACCTTTTATTGCTGGGCTTTCGGGTATTGGTGGATTTCGTAACTATGGCGATACAGCCGTCGGCACGGCCATTAATGCCGGTACCAGTGGCGCAAGTTCTTTACTACGTGCAAACGCAATGACAGGTAAAGGTATTCAAGGATTAGCTCAGCTCGGAGCGGGGCTTGGTCATACTGCGTCAAGTGGATTTCAAGGATTTCAGCAAGGCAATAATTTAATTCATGGATTGAAGAAAGGAGTAACAAATATGGGCGCGAACTTAGCTTCTGCGACAGCGAATACCGTGAAAAACATGGTAATGAAGCAGAAACAACATTTTACGATGGGGCAAAAATTTAATCACCATATGGCAAATAAAGTAAAAAATAAGTAA
- a CDS encoding ATPase: MIFAKEKQRSPTKQAIFYRRKHRGLNDLLSYLIQLDDNTILHKDGAISRHFKYIAPDLESSSSHDLDFHAKTWADSLGFLGNGWMVETNVASEIFNNYAKPQVFPEVISALIDDERRMQYQGQCYFKTTHYLSITWKPEQLIESKLRYFAIEGDIKRESGFETQLKQFDKKLQEFTGFLKRSLVNLSPLINNELITYLHNCITGDSHQLVMPRTGAFLDAYVAEAFQGGFEPRIAGKYIKVLAIDDLPSYSYPCILEALSYFPIEYRWTSRFICLDRLTAKAYLKRYERNWSSKAIGVMGVIRESLGLEARRDDDAQATVNQLKTAQIENSAGQISYGFYNSNLILIHNDKKFLEKISQDIIAKIQQLDFRVRDESLNAAEAYLGSIPCHGDYNLRKMLQDTQFIAHAFPVSSLYQGESKSPCKKDGYNDQAPLLLTATKGSRPFMLNLHIGDVGHTAIVGPTGSGKTTLNAMLMASHRKYPGSRIIVLDKDQSNRTAILSLGGQYFDLESDQFQLGVLARIHPDNPEQIEQAIEWLSDCCRVQGVTVTPARQKLLREAVERLSLDAQSYKNLDHLSLQDPVLREAISSFNSGQYRRLLNGTEPAFSGGDILGFEMGSLVKADMHARDVAIPVIKAIFNELEQLFKDKRPTLLILEEAWLYLRHPLFRNKLTDWFKTLRKSNVSVIFISQDLDDIVKSEAASLIQTSCMTRLYLPNKKAEESHIANQYRAFGLNEQQITIIKEATPKQDYYYQSECGNRLFRLDLGDLAQAFLCISEKSESDHFNKLYQLNDPRWVLDWLTYKGLNEWRSFAEKHYFSGETHA; the protein is encoded by the coding sequence ATGATTTTTGCAAAAGAAAAACAAAGAAGTCCAACTAAACAAGCAATTTTTTATCGGCGAAAACATCGCGGACTCAATGATCTATTAAGTTATCTCATTCAATTAGATGACAATACTATTCTGCATAAAGATGGCGCGATTTCTCGCCATTTTAAATACATTGCACCGGATTTGGAGTCCTCTAGCAGTCATGATTTAGATTTTCATGCTAAAACCTGGGCGGATAGTTTGGGTTTTTTAGGCAATGGTTGGATGGTAGAAACCAATGTAGCAAGTGAAATTTTTAATAACTATGCAAAACCTCAGGTATTTCCAGAGGTAATTTCTGCCTTAATTGATGATGAGCGTCGGATGCAATATCAAGGACAGTGCTATTTTAAAACAACACATTACTTAAGCATTACGTGGAAACCAGAACAGTTAATTGAATCAAAGTTAAGATATTTTGCTATTGAAGGAGATATAAAACGGGAATCCGGTTTTGAAACACAATTAAAACAGTTTGATAAAAAACTCCAAGAATTTACCGGCTTTCTTAAACGTTCTTTAGTTAACTTATCTCCATTGATTAACAATGAGTTGATCACTTATCTGCATAATTGTATTACAGGTGATTCGCATCAATTGGTTATGCCCAGAACCGGTGCCTTTTTAGATGCTTATGTCGCTGAAGCATTTCAGGGTGGCTTTGAACCGAGGATTGCAGGGAAATACATCAAAGTATTAGCAATCGATGATCTGCCGTCTTATAGTTATCCCTGTATTTTAGAAGCGCTGAGTTATTTTCCGATTGAATACCGCTGGACGAGCCGTTTTATTTGTTTAGATCGGCTGACGGCTAAAGCCTATCTAAAACGGTATGAGCGTAATTGGTCATCCAAAGCCATTGGTGTCATGGGTGTAATTCGTGAATCACTAGGACTCGAGGCTAGACGTGATGACGATGCACAAGCAACAGTGAATCAATTAAAAACGGCACAAATTGAAAATTCAGCAGGCCAAATCAGTTACGGATTTTATAATAGTAATTTGATTTTAATTCACAACGATAAGAAATTTTTAGAAAAAATAAGCCAGGACATTATCGCTAAAATCCAGCAGTTAGATTTTCGGGTAAGAGATGAATCGCTGAATGCGGCTGAAGCGTATTTAGGCTCCATTCCTTGTCATGGTGATTATAATCTACGAAAAATGCTGCAAGACACACAGTTTATTGCGCATGCGTTTCCAGTCAGTTCACTGTATCAAGGTGAAAGCAAATCACCGTGCAAAAAAGACGGTTATAACGATCAAGCACCGTTGCTATTAACGGCAACCAAAGGCAGTCGTCCTTTTATGTTAAATCTACATATTGGCGATGTCGGACACACGGCGATAGTAGGTCCAACGGGATCGGGTAAAACAACCTTAAATGCCATGCTCATGGCCAGCCACCGAAAATATCCAGGCTCGCGAATTATTGTACTGGATAAAGATCAGTCTAATCGTACCGCTATTTTATCCTTAGGTGGACAGTACTTTGATCTTGAATCCGATCAATTCCAGTTGGGTGTTTTGGCAAGAATTCATCCGGATAATCCTGAACAGATTGAACAAGCCATTGAATGGTTATCCGATTGCTGCCGCGTACAAGGCGTTACAGTAACTCCTGCGCGACAAAAATTATTACGTGAAGCGGTTGAGCGCCTAAGCCTTGATGCACAGTCTTATAAAAACTTAGATCATCTTTCCTTGCAAGATCCGGTGTTGAGAGAAGCCATTTCCAGCTTTAATTCAGGACAATATCGCCGTTTGCTTAATGGCACGGAGCCCGCTTTTTCGGGCGGTGATATACTAGGATTTGAAATGGGCTCCTTAGTAAAAGCAGATATGCATGCGCGTGATGTAGCGATTCCCGTTATAAAAGCTATTTTTAATGAGTTAGAACAATTGTTTAAGGACAAAAGACCCACCTTATTAATTTTAGAAGAAGCGTGGCTCTATCTACGCCATCCACTCTTTCGTAATAAGCTAACGGACTGGTTTAAAACGCTACGCAAATCCAATGTATCCGTCATTTTTATTTCACAAGATTTAGATGATATCGTGAAATCGGAAGCCGCTTCACTCATTCAAACCTCTTGCATGACTCGCTTATATTTACCGAATAAAAAGGCAGAAGAGTCTCATATAGCTAATCAATATCGTGCGTTTGGTCTCAACGAACAACAGATCACGATTATTAAAGAAGCGACACCTAAACAAGATTATTATTATCAATCGGAATGTGGTAATCGTCTTTTTAGACTGGATTTAGGCGATCTTGCCCAAGCCTTTTTATGTATTTCTGAAAAATCTGAGAGTGATCATTTTAATAAACTTTATCAGCTTAATGATCCAAGGTGGGTATTGGACTGGCTAACTTATAAAGGTCTTAATGAATGGCGCTCATTCGCAGAAAAGCATTATTTTTCGGGAGAAACGCATGCCTAA